A DNA window from Onychostoma macrolepis isolate SWU-2019 chromosome 13, ASM1243209v1, whole genome shotgun sequence contains the following coding sequences:
- the eif3s10 gene encoding eukaryotic translation initiation factor 3 subunit A isoform X1, whose product MPAYFQRPENALKRANEFLEVGKKQPALDVLYDVIKSKKHRTWQKIHEPIMLKYLELCVDLRKSHLAKEGLYQYKNICQQVNIKSLEDVVRAYLKLAEEKTETAKEESQQMVLDIEDLDNIQTPESVLLSAVSGEDTQDRTDRLLLTPWVKFLWESYRQCLDLLRNNSKVERLYHDIAQQAFKFCLQYTRKAEFRKLCDNLRMHLGQIQRHHNQSTAINLNNPESQSMHLETRLVQLDSAISMELWQEAFKAVEDIHGLFALSKKPPKPQLMANYYNKVSTVFWKSGNALFHACTLHRLYHLSREMRKNLTQEEMQRMSTRVLLATLSIPITPERTDIARLLDMDGIIVEKHRRLATLLGLQSPPTRQSLINDMVRFNLLQYVVPEVKEVYNWLEVDFHPLKLCGRVTKVLNWVRDQAEKESDLQQYVPHLQNNTILRLLQQVAQIYQSIEFSRLASLVPFVDAFQLERSIVDAARHCDLQVRIDHTSRTLSFGSDLNYSTKEDSPVGPFLQNMPSEQIRNQLTAMSSSLAKAIQVIKPASILQEHEEQSQQAITAYLKNARKEHQRILARRQTIEERKERLESLNIQREKEELEQREAELQKVRKAEEERLRQEAKEREKERIMQEHEQIKKKTVRERLEQIKKTELGAKAFKDIDIEDLEELDPDFIMAKQVEQLEKEKKELQERLKNQEKKIDYFERAKRLEEIPLIKKAYEEQRIKDMELWELQEEERISNMKMEREKALEHKQRMSRMMEDKENFLSKVKAARSFIYEEKLKQFQERLVEERKKRVEERKKQRKEDRRKAFYLQKEEEAQRIHEEQLKKEREDRERLEQEQREEEEREYQERLRKLEEQERKQRARQLEIEERERRKEEERRAPEEKPTKECVEREEGGWRKRGEGDSERRRPVGDRDWRQEGREGNEDNDREDRDNETPFRKGGESSRRGGAEDRGLRRGFDDERGPRRGGDDDHVPRRGFDDDRAPRRAFEDDRGLRRGDDDRGPRRGMDDDRGPRRGDEDRGTRRAFDDDRGPRRVMDELRGPRRGADDDWGPRRGGDDERGGRRGMDDSGPRRGDDPRPWKPLGRPGSSSCGGWREREKAREESWGPPRDTDQDDGENEGDDHHEGDRFRDRRPPREEGGGWRRGGAEEQSSWRDSRREDFDRGERRDMRDRRDDRDRDRDQRVPHRDHEEGGSWRRGGEDRREERKDEREAPPRPRDRDGGEKSTWRSDKDKEIPRRTKNETDDDGWTTVRR is encoded by the exons ATGCCAGCCTATTTCCAGAGACCGGAGAACGCTCTTAAGCGGGCAAACG AGTTTCTTGAAGTTGGTAAAAAGCAGCCAGCTTTGGATGTGCTCTACGATGTCATCAAGAGCAAAAAACATCGAACATGGCAGAAGATACACGAGCCTATCATGCTCAAGTACCTGGAGCTCTGCGTGGATCTGCGCAAGAGCCACTTGGCAAAGGAGGGACTGTATCAGTACAAAAACATCTGTCAACAG GTGAATATCAAATCTCTGGAGGATGTGGTCCGTGCTTACCTGAAACTTGCAGAGGAGAAGACTGAGACTGCAAAAGAGGAGTCTCAGCAGATGGTGCTGGACATTGAGGATCTGGACAACATTCAGACCCCAGAGAG TGTTCTGTTGAGTGCCGTTAGTGGTGAAGACACTCAAGACCGCACTGACAGACTTCTTCTCACGCCTTGGGTCAAGTTCTTGTGGGAGTCGTACCGCCAGTGCCTGGACTTGCTAAGGAATAACTCCAAAGTGGAGCGCCTTTACCATGACATTGCTCAGCAAG CGTTTAAGTTTTGCCTGCAGTACACTCGTAAAGCAGAGTTCCGTAAGCTGTGTGACAACCTGCGAATGCACCTGGGACAGATCCAACGACATCACAACCAGAGCACTGCCATCAACCTGAACAATCCTGAGAGCCAGTCCATGCACCTCGAGACACGTCTGGTCCAGCTGGACAGCGCTATTAGCATGGAGCTGTGGCAG GAAGCATTCAAAGCAGTTGAAGATATCCATGGATTGTTTGCCCTCTCGAAGAAGCCCCCTAAACCCCAGCTTATGGCCAACTACTACAATAAGGTGTCCACTGTATTCTGGAAGTCTGGCAATGCCTTATTCCATGCCTGCACCCTACACAGACTCTATCACCTCTCCCGGGAAATGCGCAAGAACCTCACCCAAGAAGAGATGCAGAG AATGTCCACTCGAGTGCTGTTGGCCACTTTGTCTATTCCCATCACCCCTGAGCGCACTGATATTGCTCGTCTGTTGGACATGGATGGCATCATTGTAGAGAAACACCGCAGACTGGCTACTTTACTTGGCCTTCAGTCTCCACCCACCCGCCAGAGTCTCATCAACGACATG gTGAGGTTCAACCTGCTTCAGTATGTTGTTCCTGAAGTCAAAGAGGTCTACAACTGGTTGGAGGTGGACTTCCACCCTCTTAAACTTTGTGGAAGAGTGACTAAG GTGCTGAACTGGGTGAGGGACCAAGCTGAGAAAGAATCAGACCTGCAACAGTATGTTCCTCACTTGCAGAACAACACCATCCTCAGACTGCTGCAACAG GTTGCTCAGATCTACCAGAGCATTGAGTTCAGCAGGTTGGCATCTCTGGTGCCATTTGTAGATGCTTTCCAACTGGAGCGCTCAATTGTAGATGCAGCACGGCACTGTGACCTACAG GTGCGCATTGATCATACATCTCGAACACTGAGTTTTGGCTCCGATCTGAACTATTCTACTAAAGAGGATTCTCCAGTAGGTCCGTTCCTACAGAACATGCCCTCTGAACAAATACGGAATCAGCTCACTGCCATGTCATCCTCCTTGGCTAAAGCCATCCAAGTCATCAAGCCTGCCTCCATACTG CAAGAACATGAGGAGCAGAGTCAGCAGGCCATCACAGCCTACCTGAAGAATGCCCGCAAAGAGCATCAGCGCATCCTCGCTCGCCGACAAACGATTGAGGAACGCAAAGAGCGTCTGGAGAGCCTTAACATCCAGAGGGAGAAAGAGGAGCTGGAGCAACGGGAGGCAGAGCTTCAGAAGGTGCGCAAGGCCGAGGAGGAGCGTCTTAGACAGGAGGCAAAAGAACGAGAAAAGGAGCGCATCATGCAAGAACACGAGCAAATCAAAAAGAAGACCGTGCGTGAGCGACTGGAGCAGATCAAGAAGACTGAGCTGGGAGCCAAGGCCTTCAAAGACATTGATATTGAG gaTCTGGAGGAGCTGGACCCTGATTTCATCATGGCCAAACAGGTAGAACAACTagaaaaagagaagaaagaaCTTCAGGAGCGTCTGAAAAACCAGGAGAAGAAG ATCGACTACTTTGAGAGAGCCAAGCGCCTTGAGGAGATTCCTCTGATCAAGAAAGCCTACGAGGAGCAGCGCATCAAAGACATGGAGTTATGGGAGCTGCAGGAGGAAGAGAGG ATCAGCAATATGAAGATGGAGCGTGAGAAGGCGCTGGAACACAAACAGAGAATGTCAAGGATGATGGAAGACAAGGAGAACTTCCTGTCCAAAGTTAAAGCTGCTCGAAGCTTCATTTATGAG GAAAAACTCAAGCAGTTCCAAGAACGTTTGGTTGAGGAGAGGAAGAAGCGTGTTGAGGAGAGAAAGAAGCAGCGTAAGGAGGACAGACGAAAGGCCTTCTATCTCCAAAAAGAAGAGGAGGCTCAGAGAATCCATGAGGAACAGCTCAAGAAAG agCGGGAAGATCGTGAACGCTTGGAACAGGAGCAAAGAGAGGAAGAAGAACGTGAATACCAGGAGCGCCTGCGTAAGCTGGAGGAACAGGAGAGAAAGCAGCGTGCCCGACAACTGGAAATTGAGGAGCGTGAACGCCGcaaggaggaggagaggagggcACCAGAAGAAAAACCCACCAAG GAGTGTGTTGAACGTGAAGAAGGGGGCTGGAGGAAGCGTGGTGAGGGCGATTCAGAACGGCGACGTCCTGTTGGTGACCG gGACTGGCGTCAGGAGGGGCGTGAAGGCAATGAAGACAATGATCGAGAAGACCGTGACAATGAAACGCCCTTCCGGAAAGGAGGAGAAAGTTCTCGTCGTGGTGGTGCAGAAGACAGAGGACTCCGCCGTGGCTTTGATGATGAACGAGGTCCACGCCGAGGAGGTGATGATGACCATGTTCCCAGACGGGGCTTTGATGATGACCGTGCGCCCAGGAGGGCCTTTGAAGATGACCGAGGTCTTCGAAGAGGTGATGACGACCGTGGACCAAGGCGTGGAATGGACGATGACCGTGGCCCCAGACGAGGTGATGAAGACCGTGGCACAAGAAGAGCCTTTGATGACGACCGTGGACCCCGTAGAGTCATGGATGAACTTAGAGGGCCTCGACGTGGGGCAGATGATGACTGGGGCCCCAGAAGAGGAGGGGATGATGAGAGGGGAGGCCGCAGGGGTATGGATGATTCTGGCCCACGTCGTGGAGATGACCCTAGACCCTGGAAACCTCTTGGGAGACCAGGTTCGAGCTCATGTG GTGGatggagagagcgagagaaggCTCGGGAAGAAAGCTGGGGGCCTCCTCGTGATACTGACCAAGATGATGGTGAGAATGAGGGAGATGACCATCATGAGGGAGATCGATTTAGAGATCGCCGCCCTCCCAG GGAAGAAGGGGGTGGCTGGAGAAGAGGTGGTGCTGAGGAGCAGAGCAGTTGGCGTGACTCTCGTCGTGAAGACTTTGACCGTGGTGAACGCCGTGACATGAGGGACCGCAGAGATGACAGAGACCGCGACCGTGATCAGAGAGTCCCCCACAGAGACCACGAAGAAG GTGGTTCATGGCGTCGTGGTGGTGAAGACCGACGGGAAGAGCGCAAGGATGAAAGAGAGGCTCCTCCCAGACCCCGGGACCGTGATGGCGGTGAGAAGAGCACCTGGCGCTCTGACAAAGATAAGGAAATCCCGCGCCGGACCAAGAACGAGACGGATGATGATGGCTGGACCACTGTCCGCCGCTAA
- the emx2 gene encoding homeobox protein EMX2 isoform X1 produces the protein MFQPTPKRCFTIESLVAKDNPLPASRSEEPIRPAALSYANSSQMNPFLNGFHSSGRGVYSNPDLVFAEAVSHPPNSAVPVHSVPPPHALAAHPLSSSHSPHPLFASQQRDPSTFYPWLIHRYRYLGHRFQGNETSPESFLLHNALARKPKRIRTAFSPSQLLRLEHAFEKNHYVVGAERKQLAHSLSLTETQVKVWFQNRRTKFKRQKLEEEGSDSQQKKKGTHHINRWRMATKQGSPEEIDVTSDD, from the exons ATGTTTCAGCCCACACCGAAGAGGTGTTTTACCATAGAGTCTTTGGTAGCGAAGGATAATCCTTTGCCAGCGTCGAGATCCGAGGAGCCCATACGACCAGCGGCTCTCAGCTATGCAAACTCAAGCCAGATGAACCCATTTTTAAACGGCTTTCATTCCAGCGGCAGGGGCGTCTACTCAAACCCGGACTTGGTGTTCGCTGAGGCTGTTTCACATCCTCCCAACTCCGCCGTCCCAGTCCATTCAGTACCTCCTCCTCACGCTTTGGCTGCTCACCCACTGTCGTCCTCGCACAGTCCGCACCCTCTTTTCGCAAGCCAGCAAAGGGACCCTTCAACTTTTTACCCGTGGTTGATACATAGATATAGATACTTGGGTCACAGATTTCAAG GAAACGAAACGAGTCCGGAAAGCTTTCTATTGCACAATGCACTGGCAAGAAAGCCCAAAAGGATTCGTACAGCTTTTTCACCATCACAGCTACTACGGCTTGAACATGCTTTCGAAAAAAATCATTACGTCGTCGGTGCGGAACGAAAACAGCTCGCTCACAGCCTTAGCCTCACAGAAACTCAG GTAAAAGTTTGGTTTCAGAATCGAAGGACGAAGTTCAAGCGTCAGAAACTGGAGGAGGAAGGTTCGGATTCacaacagaaaaagaaaggaacTCATCACATAAACCGATGGAGAATGGCCACAAAACAAGGAAGCCCCGAGGAAATTGACGTCACCTCAGACGATTAA
- the emx2 gene encoding homeobox protein EMX2 isoform X2 produces the protein MFQPTPKRCFTIESLVAKDNPLPASRSEEPIRPAALSYANSSQMNPFLNGFHSSGRGVYSNPDLVFAEAVSHPPNSAVPVHSVPPPHALAAHPLSSSHSPHPLFASQQRDPSTFYPWLIHRYRYLGHRFQGKSLVSESKDEVQASETGGGRFGFTTEKERNSSHKPMENGHKTRKPRGN, from the exons ATGTTTCAGCCCACACCGAAGAGGTGTTTTACCATAGAGTCTTTGGTAGCGAAGGATAATCCTTTGCCAGCGTCGAGATCCGAGGAGCCCATACGACCAGCGGCTCTCAGCTATGCAAACTCAAGCCAGATGAACCCATTTTTAAACGGCTTTCATTCCAGCGGCAGGGGCGTCTACTCAAACCCGGACTTGGTGTTCGCTGAGGCTGTTTCACATCCTCCCAACTCCGCCGTCCCAGTCCATTCAGTACCTCCTCCTCACGCTTTGGCTGCTCACCCACTGTCGTCCTCGCACAGTCCGCACCCTCTTTTCGCAAGCCAGCAAAGGGACCCTTCAACTTTTTACCCGTGGTTGATACATAGATATAGATACTTGGGTCACAGATTTCAAG GTAAAAGTTTGGTTTCAGAATCGAAGGACGAAGTTCAAGCGTCAGAAACTGGAGGAGGAAGGTTCGGATTCacaacagaaaaagaaaggaacTCATCACATAAACCGATGGAGAATGGCCACAAAACAAGGAAGCCCCGAGGAAATTGA
- the eif3s10 gene encoding eukaryotic translation initiation factor 3 subunit A isoform X2 — MPAYFQRPENALKRANEFLEVGKKQPALDVLYDVIKSKKHRTWQKIHEPIMLKYLELCVDLRKSHLAKEGLYQYKNICQQVNIKSLEDVVRAYLKLAEEKTETAKEESQQMVLDIEDLDNIQTPESVLLSAVSGEDTQDRTDRLLLTPWVKFLWESYRQCLDLLRNNSKVERLYHDIAQQAFKFCLQYTRKAEFRKLCDNLRMHLGQIQRHHNQSTAINLNNPESQSMHLETRLVQLDSAISMELWQEAFKAVEDIHGLFALSKKPPKPQLMANYYNKVSTVFWKSGNALFHACTLHRLYHLSREMRKNLTQEEMQRMSTRVLLATLSIPITPERTDIARLLDMDGIIVEKHRRLATLLGLQSPPTRQSLINDMVRFNLLQYVVPEVKEVYNWLEVDFHPLKLCGRVTKVLNWVRDQAEKESDLQQYVPHLQNNTILRLLQQVAQIYQSIEFSRLASLVPFVDAFQLERSIVDAARHCDLQVRIDHTSRTLSFGSDLNYSTKEDSPVGPFLQNMPSEQIRNQLTAMSSSLAKAIQVIKPASILQEHEEQSQQAITAYLKNARKEHQRILARRQTIEERKERLESLNIQREKEELEQREAELQKVRKAEEERLRQEAKEREKERIMQEHEQIKKKTVRERLEQIKKTELGAKAFKDIDIEDLEELDPDFIMAKQVEQLEKEKKELQERLKNQEKKIDYFERAKRLEEIPLIKKAYEEQRIKDMELWELQEEERISNMKMEREKALEHKQRMSRMMEDKENFLSKVKAARSFIYEEKLKQFQERLVEERKKRVEERKKQRKEDRRKAFYLQKEEEAQRIHEEQLKKEREDRERLEQEQREEEEREYQERLRKLEEQERKQRARQLEIEERERRKEEERRAPEEKPTKECVEREEGGWRKRGEGDSERRRPVGDRDWRQEGREGNEDNDREDRDNETPFRKGGESSRRGGAEDRGLRRGFDDERGPRRGGDDDHVPRRGFDDDRAPRRAFEDDRGLRRGDDDRGPRRGMDDDRGPRRGDEDRGTRRAFDDDRGPRRVMDELRGPRRGADDDWGPRRGGDDERGGRRGMDDSGPRRGDDPRPWKPLGRPGGWREREKAREESWGPPRDTDQDDGENEGDDHHEGDRFRDRRPPREEGGGWRRGGAEEQSSWRDSRREDFDRGERRDMRDRRDDRDRDRDQRVPHRDHEEGGSWRRGGEDRREERKDEREAPPRPRDRDGGEKSTWRSDKDKEIPRRTKNETDDDGWTTVRR, encoded by the exons ATGCCAGCCTATTTCCAGAGACCGGAGAACGCTCTTAAGCGGGCAAACG AGTTTCTTGAAGTTGGTAAAAAGCAGCCAGCTTTGGATGTGCTCTACGATGTCATCAAGAGCAAAAAACATCGAACATGGCAGAAGATACACGAGCCTATCATGCTCAAGTACCTGGAGCTCTGCGTGGATCTGCGCAAGAGCCACTTGGCAAAGGAGGGACTGTATCAGTACAAAAACATCTGTCAACAG GTGAATATCAAATCTCTGGAGGATGTGGTCCGTGCTTACCTGAAACTTGCAGAGGAGAAGACTGAGACTGCAAAAGAGGAGTCTCAGCAGATGGTGCTGGACATTGAGGATCTGGACAACATTCAGACCCCAGAGAG TGTTCTGTTGAGTGCCGTTAGTGGTGAAGACACTCAAGACCGCACTGACAGACTTCTTCTCACGCCTTGGGTCAAGTTCTTGTGGGAGTCGTACCGCCAGTGCCTGGACTTGCTAAGGAATAACTCCAAAGTGGAGCGCCTTTACCATGACATTGCTCAGCAAG CGTTTAAGTTTTGCCTGCAGTACACTCGTAAAGCAGAGTTCCGTAAGCTGTGTGACAACCTGCGAATGCACCTGGGACAGATCCAACGACATCACAACCAGAGCACTGCCATCAACCTGAACAATCCTGAGAGCCAGTCCATGCACCTCGAGACACGTCTGGTCCAGCTGGACAGCGCTATTAGCATGGAGCTGTGGCAG GAAGCATTCAAAGCAGTTGAAGATATCCATGGATTGTTTGCCCTCTCGAAGAAGCCCCCTAAACCCCAGCTTATGGCCAACTACTACAATAAGGTGTCCACTGTATTCTGGAAGTCTGGCAATGCCTTATTCCATGCCTGCACCCTACACAGACTCTATCACCTCTCCCGGGAAATGCGCAAGAACCTCACCCAAGAAGAGATGCAGAG AATGTCCACTCGAGTGCTGTTGGCCACTTTGTCTATTCCCATCACCCCTGAGCGCACTGATATTGCTCGTCTGTTGGACATGGATGGCATCATTGTAGAGAAACACCGCAGACTGGCTACTTTACTTGGCCTTCAGTCTCCACCCACCCGCCAGAGTCTCATCAACGACATG gTGAGGTTCAACCTGCTTCAGTATGTTGTTCCTGAAGTCAAAGAGGTCTACAACTGGTTGGAGGTGGACTTCCACCCTCTTAAACTTTGTGGAAGAGTGACTAAG GTGCTGAACTGGGTGAGGGACCAAGCTGAGAAAGAATCAGACCTGCAACAGTATGTTCCTCACTTGCAGAACAACACCATCCTCAGACTGCTGCAACAG GTTGCTCAGATCTACCAGAGCATTGAGTTCAGCAGGTTGGCATCTCTGGTGCCATTTGTAGATGCTTTCCAACTGGAGCGCTCAATTGTAGATGCAGCACGGCACTGTGACCTACAG GTGCGCATTGATCATACATCTCGAACACTGAGTTTTGGCTCCGATCTGAACTATTCTACTAAAGAGGATTCTCCAGTAGGTCCGTTCCTACAGAACATGCCCTCTGAACAAATACGGAATCAGCTCACTGCCATGTCATCCTCCTTGGCTAAAGCCATCCAAGTCATCAAGCCTGCCTCCATACTG CAAGAACATGAGGAGCAGAGTCAGCAGGCCATCACAGCCTACCTGAAGAATGCCCGCAAAGAGCATCAGCGCATCCTCGCTCGCCGACAAACGATTGAGGAACGCAAAGAGCGTCTGGAGAGCCTTAACATCCAGAGGGAGAAAGAGGAGCTGGAGCAACGGGAGGCAGAGCTTCAGAAGGTGCGCAAGGCCGAGGAGGAGCGTCTTAGACAGGAGGCAAAAGAACGAGAAAAGGAGCGCATCATGCAAGAACACGAGCAAATCAAAAAGAAGACCGTGCGTGAGCGACTGGAGCAGATCAAGAAGACTGAGCTGGGAGCCAAGGCCTTCAAAGACATTGATATTGAG gaTCTGGAGGAGCTGGACCCTGATTTCATCATGGCCAAACAGGTAGAACAACTagaaaaagagaagaaagaaCTTCAGGAGCGTCTGAAAAACCAGGAGAAGAAG ATCGACTACTTTGAGAGAGCCAAGCGCCTTGAGGAGATTCCTCTGATCAAGAAAGCCTACGAGGAGCAGCGCATCAAAGACATGGAGTTATGGGAGCTGCAGGAGGAAGAGAGG ATCAGCAATATGAAGATGGAGCGTGAGAAGGCGCTGGAACACAAACAGAGAATGTCAAGGATGATGGAAGACAAGGAGAACTTCCTGTCCAAAGTTAAAGCTGCTCGAAGCTTCATTTATGAG GAAAAACTCAAGCAGTTCCAAGAACGTTTGGTTGAGGAGAGGAAGAAGCGTGTTGAGGAGAGAAAGAAGCAGCGTAAGGAGGACAGACGAAAGGCCTTCTATCTCCAAAAAGAAGAGGAGGCTCAGAGAATCCATGAGGAACAGCTCAAGAAAG agCGGGAAGATCGTGAACGCTTGGAACAGGAGCAAAGAGAGGAAGAAGAACGTGAATACCAGGAGCGCCTGCGTAAGCTGGAGGAACAGGAGAGAAAGCAGCGTGCCCGACAACTGGAAATTGAGGAGCGTGAACGCCGcaaggaggaggagaggagggcACCAGAAGAAAAACCCACCAAG GAGTGTGTTGAACGTGAAGAAGGGGGCTGGAGGAAGCGTGGTGAGGGCGATTCAGAACGGCGACGTCCTGTTGGTGACCG gGACTGGCGTCAGGAGGGGCGTGAAGGCAATGAAGACAATGATCGAGAAGACCGTGACAATGAAACGCCCTTCCGGAAAGGAGGAGAAAGTTCTCGTCGTGGTGGTGCAGAAGACAGAGGACTCCGCCGTGGCTTTGATGATGAACGAGGTCCACGCCGAGGAGGTGATGATGACCATGTTCCCAGACGGGGCTTTGATGATGACCGTGCGCCCAGGAGGGCCTTTGAAGATGACCGAGGTCTTCGAAGAGGTGATGACGACCGTGGACCAAGGCGTGGAATGGACGATGACCGTGGCCCCAGACGAGGTGATGAAGACCGTGGCACAAGAAGAGCCTTTGATGACGACCGTGGACCCCGTAGAGTCATGGATGAACTTAGAGGGCCTCGACGTGGGGCAGATGATGACTGGGGCCCCAGAAGAGGAGGGGATGATGAGAGGGGAGGCCGCAGGGGTATGGATGATTCTGGCCCACGTCGTGGAGATGACCCTAGACCCTGGAAACCTCTTGGGAGACCAG GTGGatggagagagcgagagaaggCTCGGGAAGAAAGCTGGGGGCCTCCTCGTGATACTGACCAAGATGATGGTGAGAATGAGGGAGATGACCATCATGAGGGAGATCGATTTAGAGATCGCCGCCCTCCCAG GGAAGAAGGGGGTGGCTGGAGAAGAGGTGGTGCTGAGGAGCAGAGCAGTTGGCGTGACTCTCGTCGTGAAGACTTTGACCGTGGTGAACGCCGTGACATGAGGGACCGCAGAGATGACAGAGACCGCGACCGTGATCAGAGAGTCCCCCACAGAGACCACGAAGAAG GTGGTTCATGGCGTCGTGGTGGTGAAGACCGACGGGAAGAGCGCAAGGATGAAAGAGAGGCTCCTCCCAGACCCCGGGACCGTGATGGCGGTGAGAAGAGCACCTGGCGCTCTGACAAAGATAAGGAAATCCCGCGCCGGACCAAGAACGAGACGGATGATGATGGCTGGACCACTGTCCGCCGCTAA